In Litoreibacter ponti, the genomic stretch GGGCGATGCGGCGGCTGCGAATTTTCCCGGCAGCTCCAGCGCCGTGGTTCGGCTGCGCGAACACCTTCGCCAAGCCGCCGGGCTGCCGCAAAACATCTTCCTGCACGGCCCACCCGGGGCGGGCAAACGGCTGGCGGCGCATACGATCCACGCGCTCGACGCCGAGCGTCAGGCCTTCATCTCGCTGTCGATGCAGGACATTTCCGCCGAAGCGCTGCGCGACCTCGATGTCGGCGCGCTGCCCACCGATCTGTCCATGAAGGCGCTGGAACGCGCGACCCCCGCGCAGCAATCCGCGCTCGTCTCGCTGATGGAGCGGGTGCCTGGGCTGCGGGTGATGGCGTCCTCAAGCCTGCCGCTGGGCAAGCTGCGGGCGAACGGGCTGAGCGACGATCTGTTCTTCGCGTTCGACGTCATGCAGATCGAGGTGCCGTCGCTCGCGCGCCGCAAGAAGGACCTTGCCGTGCTGTTCGAGACGCTGGTGCGCCAGAACGTGCGAGGGCTGAATTCCGACATGCCGGTGATCTCTGAAAGCCTGTACGCGCAGGTCGTTGCGCGCGACTGGCCCGGCAATCTGCCGGAGCTGCGCAACTTCGCGCGCAGCTTCGCGCTTGGCCTGAACATGCAGGCCCACCCAAGTGCGGAGCTGACGCTGGCGGACCAGATGAACTCCTTCGAGAAGCTGGTGCTGTCGGACACGCTCAAGCGGCTGGGCGGGCGGTCCGGCGCCGTCGCGGAGGCGCTCGGCCTGCCGCGCAAGACGCTCTATGACAAACTGGCCAAGCACGGGCTGAAACCGAAAGACTTCCGGGTCAAAAAGCCCGTTGATCCCGCCCCTTAGCCGTGAGACTTTCGCGGGCGCGGGAGGACCTATGGGCGAGATTTGGGAGGGCATGGCAGCGGCGTTGACCCTGCTGGTCACGCTGGACGCGGATCTGGTGGAGATCACGCTCCGCTCGCTGCATGTGACATTGACGGCGGTCGTCATCGCCTCGGCCCTTGGCCTGCCCTTTGGCGCGTGGCTGGCGATCCGCCGCTTCCGCTACCGTCGCACCGCGATTGCCCTGATGAACGCCTTGATGGGCCTGCCGCCTGTGGTCGTCGGGCTGATCGTCTACATCCTGCTATCGCGCTCGGGCCCGTTCGGGGTGCTGGGGTTGCTGTTCACACCCACGGCGATGATCATCGCGCAGGTGATCATCATCACGCCGCTGATCGCATCGATTGCCCATCAGGCGATCCGCGAGTTATGGGCGGAGTATCACGACCTGCTGATCTCGCTGAACACGACGCGGGGCCAGCGCATTCGCACCCTGATCTGGGACGGCAGGCGGGCCTTGATCACAGCGGCGCTCGCGGGCTTTGGCCGCGCGATTGGCGAGGTGGGCGCGATCATGATCGTGGGCGGCAATATCGACCACGCGACCCGGGTGCTGACGACGGCGATCGCGCTGGAGACCGGCAAGGGCGACTTCGCGCTAGCCTTGGGACTGGGCTTCGTGCTGATCGGGCTGGCGGTGATCGTGAACCTTGCGATCCATGGCCTGAGCCGCACGGAACGGGAGGGCCGCTGGTGAGCATCCTGCCCCTTTCTGTGACCGGTGCCGTGGTGCGCCGCAAAGGCGAGACGCTGGTAGGTCCTGTGGATCTGGAGGTCGCCAAAGGCGCGTTCGTGATCGTCATTGGGCCAAACGGATCCGGCAAGACGACCCTGATCCGCAGCCTGCATGGGCTGCAGCGGCTGACCGAAGGCCGGATGCAATACGCCGTGCCGACGGCGGAGGCGGATCAGAAGCAGGCCTATGTGTCCCAACAGCCGATCATGATGCGGCGCACGGTGCTGGATAATCTGGCCTACCCGCTGGTGTTGCAGGGTATGGGCCGCACGGCGGCACGCGCCAAGGCGGCAGAGGCCGCCGTAAAAGTGGGCCTGCGGGCAGGCCTGTCAGTGCCCGCGCCGCAACTGTCGGGCGGCGAGAAGCAGAAGCTGGCGCTGGCCCGCGCTATGATGCGCGCACCGGAGCTGTTGTTCCTCGACGAGCCCTGCGCCAATCTCGACGGGCGCGCCACGGCAGAAATCGAGGCGCTGCTGCTGGCCGAGCACGCGCGCGGCACCACGCTGATGATGGCCACGCATAATATGGGGCAGGCCCGCAGGCTGGCCTCTGACGTGGTGTTTATGCTGGGCGGGCGCATCCATGAGCGCGCCGCGGCGACAGATTTCTTCGACGGGCCCGCCACGGACGAGGCCCGCGCATTTCTGAAAGGGGATATCGTATGATCCGTTTGTTTATCGCGATTGTGGCGTTGGTCTGGGCGCAGGCGAGCCTCGCGGAGACGCTGCGCATGGCGGTGACGACCTCGTTCCACAATTCCGGCCTGTCGGAGGTGTTGCTGCCCGCGATTGAAGCCGACACCGGGCTGGAGGTGCAGCTGCTGGTCGTGGGCACGGGGCAGGCGATCCGGCTTGGGGAAGCGGGTGATGTGGACGCGATCCTGGTGCATTCGCGCGCAGCCGAGGACGCGTTTGTCGAGGCCGGGTTCGGGACGCATCGGCGCGAGATCATGTATAACGATTTTGTCGTGATCGGGCCGGAGGTGGACCCGGCGGGGGTCGGCTCGGCGGACGGCATCGCGGATGCGATGGGTAAAATTGCCGGGGCGCAGGCCTTCTTCGTCAGCCGCGGCGATGACAGCGGGACCCACAAGAAAGAGCTGTCATTATGGCGCGCGGCCGGGCTGGACCCGGAGGGACTCGGAGCTTGGTACAAGTCCGTCGGCGCGGGCATGGGGGCGGCGCTGAACACCGCGGCGGGCCTTGGCGCACACATTATGTCCGACCGGGCGAGCTGGCTGAATTTCGGCCGCAAGGACGGGTTGGCGGTGCTGTTCGAGGGCGATCCGGCGCTGTTCAACCAATACGCCTACCTGCCGGTGAACCCGGCCAAGCACCCCCATGTGCGCCACGATCTGGCGTTGCAGTTGGAGGCTTGGCTGGTGAGCGACGCGGCGCGGACGCTGATCGACGGCTACCGGATCGGCGGTGAACAATTGTTCACCTTTAACGCCACTCAGTGAGAATGCGGCTCGTCGTCGAGATGGCCGTGCACCGCGAACTGGTCGATTGAGGCGGCTTGGCTTTCGATGGCGCGGAAGCCCTCCTTGACGCCGGCCTCGGTCAGCTCGCGGGTGACGGCGAGCACGGTGTTGGCGTCCTGATCTTCACACAGCTCGATCATATCGTCGATCTCCTGCGCTGCGGTGGGCTTGGCGGCGTCCAGCGAGGGCGCGCCGTAGACATCGACGAAATGCTGCGCCAGCCGCTCGATCAGCCAGTCGCGCTCGTTGGGCTCAAGCTGGGTGACGGCGACGAAGGAGACGCGCCCGAAGGTTTCCACCCCCAGCCAGCCATTGGTGAAGGCCTGCCGGGCCTTGCCGACCAAATCGCCCTCGCCCCAGTTGGAGAACTCGAACCCGCCCGCGATGCACCACTCGCCCGTCCGCGCGGGGGAGTGGAAAACGTTGAGGTCGCTTTCATCGAAATGGATGGCGCGGGCTAGTTTCATGTCAGCTCTCCAGCAGGGTGGTCAGCGGGATCAGGTGGGTGGTGGCGTCGTCGCGCAGGAGCATCCCGAAGCGCTCATCGACGCCAAGGAAGGTGCCGGTCAGGCCGTCGCGGGCCGTGTCCTCGCCGATGCCATGGGCGAGGCCACGCCATTCCTTGTGCAGGGGTTCGACGCCCTCGTCCGCCCAGCGGTTGATCCAGACAAGCGTGTGCCGCGTCCAACTTTCCAACAGCGCGACCGCGTCCACATCGGCGCAGCCTTCGGCATAGAGCGCGGTTTTATCGGGGGTGTGGCCTGTCTCGTCGCTGTCGGGCCAAAGGGTCAGCTCCAACCCCACGACCAGCCAATCGGGCTCAACGTCCGGGTCGTCGCCAGAGGCCGCGACCCGCAAGCGCCCGCAGGACGCGCCGTTGACCCGGATGCCGCCATCCCATTGAAGATGCACGGCAACTTCGGGCGGGGCGAGCGCGCCGAGCGCATTCTGGAAGCCCACGCCGCAGACCGGCAGCATCGCCATCGCATCGGCGAGCGGCACCTCAGGCGCGAAGACCAGCGCGGCGCGCAACGTGTCGGACGCGAGGTGATGCACGACCAGACCCGCGTCGCAGCCAAGGGCGGCTTGAGCGCAGGCTTTTTCGAACGGGTCGACCGTTACGGCCTGACCGCTCATCAACGGGGGGAAGGTCGGCTCGGTCATATGACGCCCTGCGCGATCAGCGCGCGTGCCACGGTGCGGAACCCTTCGGCCTGCGCGCTGTCGGGCTTGGAGACCACGATGGGCGCGCCGCCATCAGCGGCGAGGCGAATGTCGAGATGGAGCGGAATTTCGGCCAGCAGCGGCACGCCCAGCTTTTCGGCCTCGGACGCGACGCCGCCATGGCCGAAGACATGTTCCTCGTGGCCGCATTTGGAGCAGATATGCGTCGACATATTCTCGATCATGCCCAGAAGCGGCGTCCCGAGCTGGTTGAACATGTCGATGCCCTTGCGCGCGTCCAGAAGGGCCACGTCTTGCGGCGTCGAGACGATCACCGCCCCGTCAAGATGGGCCTTTTGCGCGAGCGTCATCTGCACGTCACCGGTGCCGGGTGGCAGGTCCACCAGCAGCACATCCAAAGCGCCCCATTGGACCTGGTTCAGCATCTGCTGCAGCGCGCCCATCAGCATCGGGCCGCGCCAGACGACGGCCTGATCGTCATTGGTCATCAGGCCCAGCGACATCATCGTCACGCCGTGGTTGCGCATGGGCAGGATGGTTTTGCCATCGGGTGACGCAGGCCTGCCGGAGACGCCCAGCATGCGTGGTTGCGACGGCCCGTAGACATCGGCGTCGAGCAGCCCGACCCGCTTGCCTTCGGCTGCGAGCGCACAGGCGAGATTTGCGGAGACGGTCGACTTGCCGACCCCGCCCTTGCCGGACGCGATGGCGATTATGTGGTTAATGCCCGGCAATTTTTGCGGGCCGGTCGGCTCCGCCGCGCGGGACGGCTTCAGATCCGGCGGCGGCGTGGGCGCGGTGTGAGCGGTCAGCACGGCGGAGACGGTGCCGACCCCGGGCAGCGCCTTGATCTTGGCTTCGGCCTCGGCCCGGACGGGCTCCCACGCGTCGGCGCGCTTCGGGTCGATCTCGATCACGAAGCGCACGGAGGCGTCGTCGCCCACGTTCAAGGCGCGCACGACGCCCGCGCTGACAATGTCCTGATCCTGCGCTGAGACCGGGTCCTTGAGGGTCTTGAGCGCATCGAGCACCTGTTCGCGCGTAAGGCTCATGGGCTAGTCCTGCCCCTCGATCGTGCCGGTAACGACATGCTCCATATCCAGCCCGTCGATGGTCAGCACCATCTTGGCCTCGAACGTGTCGCCGGCCTTGGCGCCCTTGTCGCGCAGCGCGCCTTCGATGGCCTGCTGCGAGGTCACGCCGACCTGCTTGAGGAACTTGCGCATGCTCATGTTGAAGTCTTCGCTCATGGTCTTCTCCCTTGTTTCATTGGTCCTCTCGCGGGCTTGACGCATGCGAGGGCCGCGACTTAGCCTTGATGTAGCGCCCTTTGGAAAGGATCGCCATGCGGTGGTTGATGATCTTGTGCCTGCTTTGCGGCCCTGCCTTCGGGCAGGATGCGGCCTTCCGACTGGCCGCCCCGGCGGAGCTGCAGGAGACCGGATTTCTGAAACATCTGCTGCCGCGCTTCTCGCTGAAAACGCAACTGCGGATCGCGGTTGTGGAGGGCGACGCGGAGGCGCAATTCGCCCGCTCCGGCGACGTGCCGGTGTTTCAGGGGCCGGACGGCATCTGGTATCTGAGCCATGACGGGTCGAAGGCCACGGCGCGGTTCGAGGACTGGCTGACCTCCGAGATCGGGCTGCGCACGGTCGTGGCGTTCCAGCCGGATGGCGCGCCGCTGTTTTCGGAACCGAGCGAGGTCGAGGTCGAGGTCGCCGCGGCCAGTTTCGACGGCGATCTGGCCGAGGGCGAGAAGCTGGCGCTGACCCATTGCGGGCGCTGCCACGTGGTTAACGAGAGCAACCGGATGAACGCAATCGGATCGTCCCCATCCTTTGCCGTGCTGCGCACCCTGTCGGGCTGGGACGACCGCATTTTGGCGTTCTTCACGCTGAAGCCGCACCCGGCGTTCACGCAAGTCGAGGACGTGACCGAGCCGTTCGACCCGCTGCGCCCGTCGCCCATCGCGCCCATCGAGGTGACGCTGGACGACATCGACGCGATCCTCGCCTATACGGCGAGCCTTGCGCCCGCGGACCTTGGGGCCCCGGTCAAGTCTCAGTAGGTTTCGCATCAGTGATCGCGCCGCTTGGACAGGTAGTCATCGGTCGTGCGCACCTTGGGTCGCTCGCCTTGGGCGAACGGGTTGTTCTCGGAATGGAACTGCGCATTGATCCGGCAGGTATCGCACATCTGGATCATGCGCGCGGCGTCTGACGTGGCGAACATCGAATGCTTGCCCGCGAGCTTTTCCATGATGCGGTCGATGGTCGATTGCACCCCGAACAGCGCGCCGCATTCGACGCATTCGGCGGGGGCTTCCTCGTGCACGACCTTCTGGGTGAAGGCGGCGTCGGTCAGGTCCATCTGCGGCTTCAGGGTGATCGCGTCCTCGGGGCAGATGTTGGTGCACAGGCCGCATTGCAGGCAGGCGTCTTCCTGGAACCGCAGCTGCGGCATGTCGGGATTGTCGCCCAGCGCGCCGGAGGGGCAGAGCGACACGCAGGACAGGCACAACGTGCAGCTGTCTTGATCCACGACCACTGCGCCGTAGGGCGCGTTTGCGGGCAGCGTCAGAGTTTCTGCGTTTGGGTTCAATGTCTTGGCCGACAGCCGCGCGACCTGACGGCGGGTGCCCATGGGCAGGATCGGCTCTGGAATCGCCTGCGCGTCGGGCTGGTCATAGAGCAGATCACAGAGCGCGTCGGGCTCTTGGGGCTCGAGCAGGCGGAGCTTGCCCGCGCCGCCCAATGCCTCGGCCAGAGCCAGTTGCGGATCGAGCGCGTCGCGCTCGGTCTTGGGGCTGAGCAGCAGGTCGACCTGGGCGAACCCGGAGGCCAGCGCGGCGAGCATTTCGGCATGGCCGATACCCGACAGCGCGTCGACTTCCAGCGGGATCACATCGGCGGGCAGACCGCGCGAGAAGCGCGCGGCGAGCGCGATCATCTCGCGGCCATGGCTGTCGTCATGGATCAGCAGGCGCGGGTTCGCGCCACCCGCTTTGCGGAAGGCGGAAGCGAGCGTCTGGATGCGGCGGAAGAGCGTGTCGACCGGCGGCGCGTCGTAGCTGATGGCACCAGACGGGCAGACGGCGGCGCAGGAGCCGCAGCCCGCGCAGATCATCGGGTCAATCGCGACATGCTCGCCCGCAGACGTAATCGCGCCGGTCGGGCAAACGCCCAAGCAGTTGGAACAGGCGGGCTTTTCGGCGCGGGAATGGGCGCAGAGCGGCTCTTCGAGGCGGACGTAGAGCGGCTTTTCGAAAGTGCCTACCATTTGCGACGCGGCCAAGACGGCGGAGGCCACCGCGCCGATGCTGCCGGGGTCGGCGCGCAGGTAGCCGTCGCGCTTATCAGGAGCCGGGAACAGCGCCGTGCCGCCGGTCAGATCAAGGATCAGATCGCATTGGGTGCGCGCGCCGTCCTTGGGTTCGGTAAACGCGAGCGGGCCGCGCCCGCCGGGGATTGGCTGCTGCAACTGGTCGAGGCGCAGCTCAAACGCGCCGAAGCTGCCGCTGGCCTGCTTCAGCCGGCCCAGGATGATGTCAAAGCCGCGCTCGAACTCGGGCAATTCGCCTTCGGTGATCAGGACCGTGACGCTGAGGGTTTCAGCAAGATCGGCGGCGGCTTTCAACGCGACATCGGCCGGTCCCATGATCAGGCACATGCCTTCGGAGACCACGTCGAGGGTCTTCGCGGTGGGCACATCCAGCATCGCCTCGGCGGTCAGGGCGGCCATTTTGGGCAGTTTCGGGGCGGGATCATCGCTCCATCCGGCCCGGTCGCGCAGGTCGAGGAAGGCGGGCTCAGGGGCCTCGATCTCGGCCGCGAGTGTCTCGAACAGGGCGCGTTCCTGCTGGCATGCGATGACGACCTCGCCCCCCGCGATGGCGGCTGCGGCGGCATCGACTTGGGTGGTGCACAGGCCGGTATGCACCTTCGAGCAGGCCAATCCGGCGGCATCGGACAGACCGTCGGAGTCGATAGATTGGGACCCCATACAGTCGCACAAAATCAATGACTTAGCCATATCTGACGTCCTCCCCAACGCGGCTCCCCAGTCGGCCACGCGCGGCACAGGAAGGCACGTTTTCGACCGGTCGTAAACCGGGATTTTTCCGCAAGCCGCGTCGGAGTGCGCCAATTTCGGGGTGGCATAAATGGTGTGATTCCCGGGTCGCGTCGCGCACGGGGCGCAAGGGCAAAAGGTCAATTTGTCCTCGGTCGACAATGGCATGCAATTGGGCTGCCCAAATTGTCCGCGCGTCTGCCAAAGATGCGGGCAGCCTGAAAAAGTGCTTCGCGTGGAGCGAATCCTGACGCAAGCTGGGCACACGTCTTGCCGCTTTGGGAGGAGCCTTGACCATCACCGATCAAATTCGCCAATCCATGCCGCTGGGCGTGGTCCTGCGCAAAAGCCCCGGGGTGACCCGCTGGGCTGCGTGGAATTGGCGTGCGGTGGCCGTGATGCCGGGCGCAGGCCCCGCCGCCTGGCGCGAGCTGCGCCGCGACGGTGACACGGTTGAATTTCACGCAGCGACGGTCCCGCTTGAACTGCACCGCGCGGATGCGGAAGCCTACCTTCAGGGGCTCAGCTCCGCGGTGCCGTCGATCTACGTCGTGATGCGGGAAGCCGAGGGGCCAGAGGCGTTGCAGGTCCTGCTGGCGACCGCCTCGCCCTTTGAGGGCCAGGATTACGCGGACACCTCCGAGGACATTGTCGAGAAAGTGCCGATGCCGCCCGGGTTGATCGCCTGGGTGCGCGAATTTGCCGAGGCGCATCACGAAGAGGAAGTCTTCGTCAAGCGCCGCCGCAACAAAGCCCGCACGGACCAGGTCGAGGACGGCAAGGGCGACGCCCGCATCCGCCAGACCAGCGACGTCTTCCGCGCGCCGCGCAAGGTGCTGCAATGAGCCGGGTCGCAGACAAGAGCGATTTCTGGTCCCGCCGCAAGGCGCGGGTCGAGGCCGAACAGGCCGCCGAGGCCAAGGCGCAAGAGGCCGTCGCGCTGGAACAGGCCGAAGCCGAGAAGACCGATGACGAGTTGTTGGCCGAGCTGGGCCTGCCCGAGCCCGAAAGCCTTGAGACGGGTGATGATTTCTCCGCCTTCATGGCCAAGACAGTGCCGCAGCGGCTGCGCACCCGCGCGCTGCGCAAGCTGTGGCTGACGAACCCGACGCTCGCCAATCTCGATGAGCTGGTCGATTACGGGCAGGACTTCACCGACAGCGCGATGGCGGTCGAGAACATTCAGACCGCCTATCAGGTGGGCAAGGGCATGCTGACTCATGTTCAGAAGATGGCCGAGCAGGCGCTTGGCACGGACGAGCCGGAGATGGCTGAGCCTGAAGAGGTGCTGGAGGTGGCTGAGACCGCGCCGGAAGAGGCCCCGGTCGAGATGGCCGCCGCACCCGAGCCTGAGAGCGACACTGAACACGATGACTATGCGCCCGCGCCCCGGCGGCGGATGCGCTTTGACTTTGACGACGCCGCGACGGCGTAAGGAATTGAGATAGAAATGACCATGACCGCAGACGCCCCTATCGAAGTCAGTGCCGAGGACCGGCTGCGCGCGGACCTTTACAACTATCTGGGCCTGATCCTGGCGCGGCCCGCCGACCAGATGCTGCTGGACCAGACCGCGGGCTTGTCGGGCGATGACACCGATCTTGGCCGTGCGATTGCGGCGCTGGCGCGGGTGGCAAAAGTCAGCAAACCCAAGAGCGTGGAGAGCGAGTTCAACGCGCTGTTCATCGGGCTGGGGCGCGGCGAGCTGCTGCCCTATGCGAGCTACTACCTGACGGGATTCCTCAACGAGAAGCCGCTGGCGGCGCTGCGCCGGGATATGGCCGCGCGTGCGATCACGCGGGCGCAGAATGTCTATGAGCCGGAGGACAACATCGCCTCGCTCATGGAGATGATGGGCGGGATGATCGTGGGCCGCTTTGGCGAGCCGGCCTCGCTGGACGCCCAGAAGACGTTCTTCAACAAGCATATCGGCCCCTGGGCCACGCATTTCTATTCGGATTTGGAAGCCGCGAAAAACTCGGTTCTCTATGCCTCTGTCGGCGCTGTCGGCAAAGCGTTCATGGAGATCGAGAAAGAGGGCTTTCGGATGAGCGCGGGCTAAGCCGCCCGCACCAAACGGCGGGGATGCCCGCCACAACCAAGGAAGGGAGACATCCCATGACCAAGAAGACCGAGGATGGCGCAAGCCGCCGCGATTTTCTGAAACTGGCAGGCACCGCAGCGCCTGCTGCCGTGGCCGCAGTGGCCGCCGGTGGCACCGCCGCTCAGGCCCAGCCGGTCGATCTGACATCGGAGACGATGCAGGACACCGCGCACACGCGCGCATATCTCGACAGCGCCCGCTTCTAGGACGCCGTCACCACCCCTGACGCGACTGGTTGCGTGACGCCCGACTGCCGATGGACCCGAAATCGACCCAGCCACCCTCAAGAGGTGGCGCCAAGGGAGGAACTACAATGCTTAGGAAAAAGACCAACGGGGTTGCGCGACGCCCCCAGCGGACCTCGATCCTGTCCGAAGCGGCCAACGCCGCAGTGGACCGCCGCGCGTTTCTGCGTGGCTCCGGCCTGGCCATCGGTGGCCTTGCCGCAATTGCCGCCACGGGCGGCTCTGTAACACAAGCGACGGCGCAATCCGCCGCGGCGGGTGCCGTTGAGACCGTGAAATCGGTCTGCACCCACTGCTCGGTCGGCTGCACCGTGATTGCCGAGGTGCAAGACGGCGTCTGGACGGGCCAGGAGCCCGGCTGGGACAGCCCCTTCAACCTGGGCGCCCACTGCGCCAAGGGCGCCGCGGTCCGCGAGCACGCCCATGGCGAGCGCCGCCTCAAGTACCCGATGAAGAAAGAGGGTGGTGAGTGGAAGCGCATCAGCTGGGATCAGGCGATCAACGAGATCGGCGACGGCATGATGAAGATCCGCGACGAGAGCGGGCCTGACTCGGTCTACTGGCTCGGCTCCGCCAAGCACAACAACGAGCAGGCCTACCTGTTCCGCAAGTTCGCAGGCTACTGGGGGACGAACAACGTCGACCACCAGGCGCGGATTTGTCACTCCACCACCGTGGCCGGCGTGGCGAACACATGGGGCTACGGCGCCATGACGAACAGCTACAACGATATCCACAACTCCAAGGCGATCTTCATCATCGGCGGCAACCCGGCCGAGGCGCACCCCGTCTCGCTGCTGCACCTGCTGAAGGCCAAGGAGCAGCAAAACGCCCCAGTCATCGTGTGCGACCCGCGCTTCACGCGCACCGCCGCCCACGCCGACGAGTATGTCCGGTTCCGCCCGGGCTCCGACGTGGCGCTGGTCTGGGGCATTCTCTACCACATCTTCGAGAATGGCTGGGAAGACAAAGAGTTCATCCGCACCCGCGTGTGGGGCATGGACCAGATCAAGGACGAGGTCGCCAAGTGGACGCCTGAAGAGGTCGAGCGTGTGACGGAAGTCCCCGGCTCGCAGCTCAAGCGGGTCGCCCGGACGCTGGCCAACAACCGCCCCGGCACCGTGATCTGGTGCATGGGTGGCACCCAGCACACCAACGGCAACAACAACACGCGTGCCTACTGCATCCTGCAGCTGGCCCTTGGCAACATGGGCACCGCTGGCGGCGGCACCAACATCTTCCGCGGCCACGACAACGTGCAAGGCGCCACGGACCTTGGCGTGCTGTCCCACACCCTGCCCGGCTACTACGGCCTGACAGCGGGCTCCTGGGCCCACTGGGCGCGCGTCTGGGGCGAGGACATTGATTGGCTGAAGGGCCAGTTCGCGGTCACCAAAGGCGCCGACGGCAAGGACAAGCCGCTGATGAACGAGACCGGCATCCCGGTGTCGCGCTGGATCGACGGCGTTCTGGAAGACCCGGAGAACATGGACAACCCCAACAAGGTGCGCGCCATGGTGTTCTGGGGCCACGCGCCCAACTCGCAGACCCGCATGAAAGAGATGAAGACCGCGATGGAGCAGCTGGACATGCTGGTCGTCGTCGATCCTTATCCCACCGTGTCGGCTGTGATGCAGGACCGGGAGGACGGCGTCTACCTGCTGCCCGCCTGTACCCAGTTCGAGACCCGCGGCTCCGTCACGGCCTCCAACCGCTCCATCCAGTGGCGCGACAAGGTCGTCGAACCGCTGTTCGAGAGCCTGCCGGA encodes the following:
- a CDS encoding sigma-54-dependent transcriptional regulator; amino-acid sequence: MIPKVLLIEDDAALRGSLTQSFELEEIDVIATSSYVMAKPHISRDFEGVVLSDIRMPGKDGFDVLARAREVDPDLPVVLLTGQADVPMAVRAMSEGAYDFRQKPCPPDKLLEVITRALEHRHLVLRSRQMERRLQAGDAAAANFPGSSSAVVRLREHLRQAAGLPQNIFLHGPPGAGKRLAAHTIHALDAERQAFISLSMQDISAEALRDLDVGALPTDLSMKALERATPAQQSALVSLMERVPGLRVMASSSLPLGKLRANGLSDDLFFAFDVMQIEVPSLARRKKDLAVLFETLVRQNVRGLNSDMPVISESLYAQVVARDWPGNLPELRNFARSFALGLNMQAHPSAELTLADQMNSFEKLVLSDTLKRLGGRSGAVAEALGLPRKTLYDKLAKHGLKPKDFRVKKPVDPAP
- a CDS encoding ABC transporter permease — translated: MGEIWEGMAAALTLLVTLDADLVEITLRSLHVTLTAVVIASALGLPFGAWLAIRRFRYRRTAIALMNALMGLPPVVVGLIVYILLSRSGPFGVLGLLFTPTAMIIAQVIIITPLIASIAHQAIRELWAEYHDLLISLNTTRGQRIRTLIWDGRRALITAALAGFGRAIGEVGAIMIVGGNIDHATRVLTTAIALETGKGDFALALGLGFVLIGLAVIVNLAIHGLSRTEREGRW
- a CDS encoding ATP-binding cassette domain-containing protein, with protein sequence MSILPLSVTGAVVRRKGETLVGPVDLEVAKGAFVIVIGPNGSGKTTLIRSLHGLQRLTEGRMQYAVPTAEADQKQAYVSQQPIMMRRTVLDNLAYPLVLQGMGRTAARAKAAEAAVKVGLRAGLSVPAPQLSGGEKQKLALARAMMRAPELLFLDEPCANLDGRATAEIEALLLAEHARGTTLMMATHNMGQARRLASDVVFMLGGRIHERAAATDFFDGPATDEARAFLKGDIV
- a CDS encoding substrate-binding domain-containing protein codes for the protein MIRLFIAIVALVWAQASLAETLRMAVTTSFHNSGLSEVLLPAIEADTGLEVQLLVVGTGQAIRLGEAGDVDAILVHSRAAEDAFVEAGFGTHRREIMYNDFVVIGPEVDPAGVGSADGIADAMGKIAGAQAFFVSRGDDSGTHKKELSLWRAAGLDPEGLGAWYKSVGAGMGAALNTAAGLGAHIMSDRASWLNFGRKDGLAVLFEGDPALFNQYAYLPVNPAKHPHVRHDLALQLEAWLVSDAARTLIDGYRIGGEQLFTFNATQ
- a CDS encoding DUF6505 family protein; amino-acid sequence: MKLARAIHFDESDLNVFHSPARTGEWCIAGGFEFSNWGEGDLVGKARQAFTNGWLGVETFGRVSFVAVTQLEPNERDWLIERLAQHFVDVYGAPSLDAAKPTAAQEIDDMIELCEDQDANTVLAVTRELTEAGVKEGFRAIESQAASIDQFAVHGHLDDEPHSH
- a CDS encoding biotin/lipoate--protein ligase family protein, which produces MTEPTFPPLMSGQAVTVDPFEKACAQAALGCDAGLVVHHLASDTLRAALVFAPEVPLADAMAMLPVCGVGFQNALGALAPPEVAVHLQWDGGIRVNGASCGRLRVAASGDDPDVEPDWLVVGLELTLWPDSDETGHTPDKTALYAEGCADVDAVALLESWTRHTLVWINRWADEGVEPLHKEWRGLAHGIGEDTARDGLTGTFLGVDERFGMLLRDDATTHLIPLTTLLES
- a CDS encoding Mrp/NBP35 family ATP-binding protein; this translates as MSLTREQVLDALKTLKDPVSAQDQDIVSAGVVRALNVGDDASVRFVIEIDPKRADAWEPVRAEAEAKIKALPGVGTVSAVLTAHTAPTPPPDLKPSRAAEPTGPQKLPGINHIIAIASGKGGVGKSTVSANLACALAAEGKRVGLLDADVYGPSQPRMLGVSGRPASPDGKTILPMRNHGVTMMSLGLMTNDDQAVVWRGPMLMGALQQMLNQVQWGALDVLLVDLPPGTGDVQMTLAQKAHLDGAVIVSTPQDVALLDARKGIDMFNQLGTPLLGMIENMSTHICSKCGHEEHVFGHGGVASEAEKLGVPLLAEIPLHLDIRLAADGGAPIVVSKPDSAQAEGFRTVARALIAQGVI
- a CDS encoding DUF6494 family protein; amino-acid sequence: MSEDFNMSMRKFLKQVGVTSQQAIEGALRDKGAKAGDTFEAKMVLTIDGLDMEHVVTGTIEGQD
- a CDS encoding 4Fe-4S binding protein, with protein sequence MAKSLILCDCMGSQSIDSDGLSDAAGLACSKVHTGLCTTQVDAAAAAIAGGEVVIACQQERALFETLAAEIEAPEPAFLDLRDRAGWSDDPAPKLPKMAALTAEAMLDVPTAKTLDVVSEGMCLIMGPADVALKAAADLAETLSVTVLITEGELPEFERGFDIILGRLKQASGSFGAFELRLDQLQQPIPGGRGPLAFTEPKDGARTQCDLILDLTGGTALFPAPDKRDGYLRADPGSIGAVASAVLAASQMVGTFEKPLYVRLEEPLCAHSRAEKPACSNCLGVCPTGAITSAGEHVAIDPMICAGCGSCAAVCPSGAISYDAPPVDTLFRRIQTLASAFRKAGGANPRLLIHDDSHGREMIALAARFSRGLPADVIPLEVDALSGIGHAEMLAALASGFAQVDLLLSPKTERDALDPQLALAEALGGAGKLRLLEPQEPDALCDLLYDQPDAQAIPEPILPMGTRRQVARLSAKTLNPNAETLTLPANAPYGAVVVDQDSCTLCLSCVSLCPSGALGDNPDMPQLRFQEDACLQCGLCTNICPEDAITLKPQMDLTDAAFTQKVVHEEAPAECVECGALFGVQSTIDRIMEKLAGKHSMFATSDAARMIQMCDTCRINAQFHSENNPFAQGERPKVRTTDDYLSKRRDH
- a CDS encoding DUF3305 domain-containing protein, with the translated sequence MPLGVVLRKSPGVTRWAAWNWRAVAVMPGAGPAAWRELRRDGDTVEFHAATVPLELHRADAEAYLQGLSSAVPSIYVVMREAEGPEALQVLLATASPFEGQDYADTSEDIVEKVPMPPGLIAWVREFAEAHHEEEVFVKRRRNKARTDQVEDGKGDARIRQTSDVFRAPRKVLQ